The Globicephala melas chromosome X, mGloMel1.2, whole genome shotgun sequence genome window below encodes:
- the RPA4 gene encoding LOW QUALITY PROTEIN: replication protein A 30 kDa subunit (The sequence of the model RefSeq protein was modified relative to this genomic sequence to represent the inferred CDS: substituted 1 base at 1 genomic stop codon), with the protein MSKNGFGSYAGISAAGGAIGSNDPPSQGRVALAFKSIRYRSRIQDIIPCCVNQLLTSTVIDDVFMIRGIEVSLVAIVGIIRQAETATNYVLYKIDDMTTKPINVRQWVGRDRAKQGITLLPVRVYAKVLGILKSSAEVKSLEVLKIRVLEDTNEFTTHILETVNEHMMLDKAASGQSVPVVPSEMDEAQMHSDYHPDFIRKEVLRLIQEYPRXEGKSVRELQTELSNLSIGTINQAIEYLTVKGHIYPTVDGERFKSAD; encoded by the coding sequence ATGAGTAAGAATGGGTTTGGGAGCTATGCCGGCATCTCTGCTGCAGGCGGAGCCATCGGAAGCAATGACCCACCGTCTCAGGGCAGGGTAGCTCTTGCTTTTAAGTCCATACGATACAGGTCCCGAATCCAGGATATTATACCTTGCTGTGTAAACCAGCTGCTCACCTCCACTGTGATTGATGATGTCTTCATGATTAGGGGAATCGAGGTTTCCCTAGTCGCTATCGTGGGGATAATCAGGCAGGCAGAGACGGCTACAAATTACGTTCTTTACAAGATTGATGATATGACCACCAAGCCTATCAACGTCCGCCAGTGGGTCGGCAGAGATAGAGCAAAGCAGGGGATAACTCTCCTTCCAGTGAGAGTATACGCCAAAGTGTTAGGTATCCTCAAATCTTCTGCGGAGGTGAAGAGCCTTGAGGTGTTGAAAATCCGTGTCCTGGAGGACACGAACGAGTTCACCACACATATTCTAGAAACGGTTAACGAGCACATGATGCTGGATAAAGCGGCCTCTGGGCAAAGTGTCCCTGTTGTTCCCTCAGAAATGGATGAGGCCCAGATGCACAGCGATTACCACCCCGACTTCATCCGGAAGGAGGTGCTGCGTTTGATTCAGGAGTATCCTCGATAGGAAGGCAAGAGTGTTCGTGAGCTCCAGACCGAGCTTAGCAACCTGAGCATCGGGACCATCAATCAAGCCATTGAGTATCTGACCGTCAAGGGCCACATCTACCCCACTGTGGATGGGGAGCGTTTTAAATCTGCTGATTGA